The following proteins are encoded in a genomic region of Actinomadura sp. NAK00032:
- the thpD gene encoding ectoine hydroxylase: MSIIESHPTIDDAYPTRKASEAALLYRQDPVVHGGPGDGPIDGATLDSFEANGFLSVDQLLAPEEVEDYRAELRRLSSDPEILADERTVTERGSNEVRSIFEVHKISEVFAALVRDPRVVGRARQILGSDVYVHQSRVNYKPGFTGKDFYWHSDFETWHAEDGMPRMRAVSISIALTENFVHNGGLMIMPGSHKTFVACVGETPDDHYKESLRGQEIGTPDPNSLSILADKHGIELFTGAAGSATMFDCNCMHGSNGNITPFPRSNVFIVFNSVENTCVEPFSAPAPRPTFIGARDFSPVPD, translated from the coding sequence ATGAGCATCATCGAGTCCCATCCGACCATCGACGACGCCTACCCCACCCGGAAGGCCTCCGAGGCGGCGCTGCTGTACCGGCAGGACCCGGTCGTGCACGGCGGCCCCGGGGACGGGCCGATCGACGGCGCCACCCTCGACTCGTTCGAGGCCAACGGCTTCCTGTCGGTGGACCAGCTGCTCGCGCCGGAGGAGGTCGAGGACTACCGCGCCGAGCTGCGCCGGCTGTCCTCGGACCCGGAGATCCTGGCCGACGAGCGCACGGTCACCGAGCGCGGCTCGAACGAGGTGCGCTCCATCTTCGAGGTCCACAAGATCAGCGAGGTCTTCGCCGCGCTCGTCCGCGACCCCCGCGTGGTCGGCCGGGCCCGGCAGATCCTCGGCTCGGACGTCTACGTGCACCAGAGCCGGGTCAACTACAAGCCGGGCTTCACCGGCAAGGACTTCTACTGGCACTCCGACTTCGAGACCTGGCACGCCGAGGACGGCATGCCGCGCATGCGCGCGGTGAGCATATCCATAGCGCTCACCGAGAATTTCGTGCACAATGGCGGGCTAATGATTATGCCTGGCTCGCACAAGACCTTCGTGGCCTGTGTCGGGGAGACCCCGGACGACCACTACAAGGAGTCGCTGCGCGGCCAGGAGATCGGGACGCCCGACCCGAACAGCCTGTCGATTCTCGCGGACAAGCACGGAATCGAGCTGTTCACCGGTGCGGCGGGCTCCGCGACCATGTTCGACTGCAACTGCATGCACGGCTCGAACGGCAACATCACCCCCTTCCCGCGCTCCAACGTGTTCATCGTGTTCAACAGCGTTGAGAACACGTGCGTCGAGCCGTTCTCGGCGCCCGCGCCCCGGCCGACGTTCATCGGCGCACGCGATTTCAGCCCGGTGCCCGACTGA
- a CDS encoding ectoine synthase, which translates to MIVRSLDEIVGTERDVQAPTWCSRRFVLAKEGVGFSLHETILYAGTETKMWYANHIEAVYCIEGQGELTNDETGEKHDIRPGVMYLLNGHEHHTLRAHTDVKTVCVFNPPCTGREVHDENGVYPLLTEEDA; encoded by the coding sequence ATGATCGTTCGTTCCCTTGACGAGATCGTCGGCACCGAGCGCGACGTGCAGGCGCCGACCTGGTGCAGCCGCCGGTTCGTGCTCGCCAAGGAGGGCGTCGGATTCTCGCTGCACGAGACGATCCTGTACGCGGGGACCGAGACGAAGATGTGGTACGCCAACCACATCGAGGCCGTCTACTGCATCGAGGGCCAGGGCGAGCTCACCAACGACGAGACCGGTGAGAAGCACGACATCAGGCCCGGCGTGATGTACCTGCTCAACGGACACGAGCACCACACCCTGCGCGCGCACACGGACGTCAAGACGGTGTGCGTCTTCAACCCGCCCTGCACCGGCCGGGAGGTCCATGACGAGAACGGTGTCTACCCCCTGCTGACTGAGGAGGACGCATGA